AGGACTCAAATCCGGCCTGGGCACCGGCCCCTATTGGGCCTATTAAGAAGCCGTTGGCGGGATGGTCCCTCGTTCGGTAAAAACGGATCGTTGTTTCCGTTTTCAAAAAAGCGCGGGCCCTGACGATCCGTCAGAGCCCGCGGGATGTATGGTACGGTATGAGGCTTGCGCCGGTCAGCGATGGGCCTTTCTATTGACGACGGGTTGACCGGTAGCCGGATCAAGAAATAGGATCTTGGCCGTTTGATCGTGCCCGAAGTTGAACATGTTGAGCAGGGAGCCGGCCTTTTCATCGAGCGAGCCGTTTCCGATCCGGCCGGTCTGCCAGTTGTCCTCGATGAAGCGAAGAACCGAGGTCTGATCGGTGACGGCGTGGTCGACGAAGTTCGGCTTCGCGTACGGTGAGACCACCAAAAGCGGCTGGCGCGGACCGTAGCCGCAACGATCCGGATAGCCGCCCGAGATCATTCCCTCGTTCGTTCCGCAGTCCGTCCCTCGCAGCGCGTCGTGCGCGCTGTCGTTCGACTGGTTCACGATCGGGCTCATCTGATGGTCGTACCAGCCGTCCGAGTCGTCATAGAGGATGATGACCGCCGTGTCGTCCCAGTACTCGGTCTTCTCAAGCCGGTTGATCGTGTTCACGAGAAACTGCTGCTCGTCAAGCGGGTCGGAATAACCGGCATGGCCGTCCTGGTAGGCGGCCGCTTTGAGAAAACTGACGGCGGGCATGTGATGCGCGTCGACCGCGTCCCAGAAATCCGGCAGGTCGTACTGATGATTCGCCTGGTCGGTCCGGCCGATCATGGACACGGAACTCGGCGGCAGGTGCTGCAAATTCGCCGTCGAGGCGAAGAACTGGAACGGCTGATGGTGCGGGATGTAATCCTTGCTGGTCTGGTTGCCGACATTGGTATGGGACGCGTTGCAGTCCGCGAAACCGCCCTCGAACCAGCCCCACGTGATCCCCTTTGCGTTCAACAGGTCGCCGATGTTTTTGTTGTTCGGATCGATCGAGGTCGTGTTGTCGCGAGTGTCGCAGATGTCGCCGGTCGGTTGCGGATCGCCGATCACGGTGTTGTTGGCGGTGACCGCGCTGCTCGTAGTCGCGAAGCCGTGCGTCTGGCCCGAAATAAGATTAAGAGCGCCCGGCGCGGACGGCCCGAACCCCGCGTCGTAGGAGTTGTCGCTCATCGCGAAGTTCTGGGCGTAGTTCCAGAGCGCGGTAACAGTATTGCCGTCATAATAGCCCATAACCAGCCCCGGTCCGTAGCCGTAGTCGACGCAGGTTCCGGCCCCGCGGCCGACCGTCTCGACGAATTTATCCATCAGGCCGTGGTCGAAGGCCTTCTGCTCGTCCGTATACCCGTGATCCTGATCGCAGGTCTCGGCCTGGTCATGCGACAATCGGAAGGGCTGAACCGAGTTCGGGTTGTTCGGCGCGAGCAGCGGCTCGTTAAGACCGTTCACCGCTGGCGTGCCGGACTTGGGCGTGAAGGTCGAGCCGTCCGTGTTCGCCGCGTTCGGATAGGTCGCAAAATAATGATCGAACGAGACGTTCTCCTGAAAAATAACCACCACGTGATTGATGGGGGTGGTGGTTTCGGATTCGTGATGGCCGGTGTCCGCCTGGACGGCTTCGCAGAGACCGACGGCCGCCAAAAGCGCCAAGGCCAGCTTGGCCCATTTCTTGACAAGATGCCCTTGCATGGTTTTATCCTCCTTGTTGGGATGTTAACGCAACCAGTTTAACGGACGATTGTAAATTCTCCCTCAAGAGATCATTAATAGGATGTTAAATCTGATCGAAGCGGGCGGTTGATAAAATCGGCCTATCCATGTATCCTACGCCATATTAAATTATTTCCATGTGAGAAACCGGGAATGGACCAGAAAATCGGCGTTTTATTGATGGCCTACGGAGCGGCCGGCTCGCTGGACGAGATCGAGCCGTATTTGAACGATATTCGTGGCGGACGGCCCACGAGCCCGCAGTTGGTGGAGGAGGTCAAGCACCGCTACCGACTCATGGGCGGGAAATCGCCGTTGCTCGAAATCACGAAACAACAGGCGGCCGCACTGGAGAAAACGCTCAACGGGAATCGCCCGCGCTTCAAAGTCTATATCGGGATGCGCCACTGGCATCCTTATATAAAGGATACGGTGGCGGCCATGGCGGCGGACGGCCTGCTGGAGATCGTCGGCCTTTGCCTGACCCCCTACTATTCGAAAATGAGCGTGGGAGCGTACTATCAAAAATTGGATGACGCGGCCGCGGCGGCCGGCGCGCCGTTTAAAATCCGACGCATCGAAAGTTGGAACGATCATCCCAAGCTGATCGAGGCGATCGCCGAAAAGATCACCCGGGCCCTGGAACGGTTTCCGGTCGGCGTTCGGGAAAAAGTCCCCTTGCTTTTCTCGGCGCACAGCCTGCCGGAACGAATCCTGGCCGAAAAGGATCCGTATCCGGAGGAGCTCCACGAAACGATCGAGTTGGTGATGAAAAAGGTCGGGGCGTACGCCTGGCGCTTCGCCTACCAGAGCCGGGGCCGAACCCCCGAGCCCTGGCTGGGCCCGGACGCGGGCGCGGTGATCGATGAGCTTCTCGCGCAGGGGCACCGCCGCCTCCTGATGGCCCCGATCGGGTTCATCTCGGACCACATGGAAACGCTCTACGACGTGGACGTGATGTACCGCGAGCAGTGTCAGGCGAAGGGGATGCAACTGGAACGCGCGGAATCCCTCAACGCCTCGCCCGCGTTTATCGAGACGCTGGCGGCCGTCGTCCTGGAGAATCTTTAAACAAGCCACGGTCATCATTTGGCACCCACTCCACGACCACCATGACATCCATACAGAAAAAAGTCATCATTATCGGCGGCGGGATCACCGGCCTGGCCGCGGCCTATGCCCTCCAGGAACGGGCCCGCAAAAACCGGGCGCCGATTTCCTTTACCCTCCTCGAAGGCCAGTCCCGTCTGGGCGGCAAAATCCTGACCGACACCGAAAACGGCCTCGTGATGGAAGGCGGACCGGACTCGTTTATCTCACAAAAACCCTGGGCGCTGGAACTCTGCCGGCAACTGGGGCTTGAAAATCGATTGACCAAGACCAGTCCGGATCAGACCGCCACTTACATTCTGCACAACGGGCGACTGGTAAACCTTCCGGAAGGAATCATGCTTCTGGTGCCGACACGCCTCGGCCCCTTCCTCACGACCCCGCTCTTCTCCCCGCTCGGAAAATTACGGATGGGGATGGACTGGATCATCCCTCGAAAGCAAACCGCCGAAGATGAAAGTCTTGCCGCCTTCGTCCGACGCCGGCTGGGGCGGGAAGCGGTGGACCGGCTGGCCGAGCCGCTCCTGGCCGGAATTTACGCCGGCGACGCCGAACGGATGAGCCTGGCCGCCACTTTTCCGCAATTCCAGGAGTTGGAAAACCGCTACGGCAGCCTGATCCGTGGAATGCTGGCCCGAAGACGCGAACGGCCAAGGCCAGTTGCGCTCGGCAAAGAACCGCCGGCGAAAACGGCTCCCCTCACGATGTTCATGACGCTCAAAGGCGGGCTGACCGAGATGGTCACGGCCGTCGTCTCAAAACTGGATCGGGACGCTTTGACCGTCGGCACGGAGGCGGAACGTATCCATTGGAGAGCCGGTCTCTCGACCTATCGGGTCCGATTGAAGAACGGAACGACGATGACGGCCTCGGCCGTCATCGTCACCTCCCCGGCCTACGTCACGGCCGGACTCCTCGAAGAAACGGACGCCACACTCGTCCGGACGCTCCGCGAAATCCCGTATGTTTCGACCGCCACCGTCTCGTTGGCCTACCGCAAGGACCTGTTTCGACACCCGCTGAACGGTTTCGGCTTTGTCGTCCCGCGGCGCGAAGGACGCAGCATCATGGCCTGCACCTGGACCTCGAGCAAGTTTCCGCACCGCGCGCCGGCGGACCGGGTGCTGCTGCGCTGTTTCGTGGGCGGGGCCGGGAGAGAAGAAGTCGTGAGCCTGCCCGACAAGAACCTGGTGGGCCGCGTCCGCGACGATCTCCGCGCAACCATGGGCGTCGTGGAGGAGCCGATCCTCAGCCGGGTCTACCGCTGGGAAAAAGCCAATCCGCAATACCCGGTCGGCCATCTCGACCGCCTGGCCGAGATCGACGACCGCCTGACTCGATTCCCGGGACTGTTTTTTGCGGGCGCGGCCTACCGCGGCGTGGGCGTGCCGGATTGCATCCGCCAGGGAAATGAGGCGGCGGAACGGGCTTTCAAATTCCTTACCTCAAATCCATCCCCGTAGCCTTTCTATTCTTCTGCTAAAATAAGAGAGTGTCTATACCCGGATCTGTTAAGCATTCGGGTGAACTTATTGGCGTGTTCTCTTCCTCGCATTGCACAGGGGGTTATTCAGCGAGCAAGGCGAGCGAGAGGGGGAGACTCCATCCGGCTTGGCCGGCCTGCACTCGGCGGCTTGCAGCCGATGTGTGGAGGGAGCGACGCGAGCCCCTACAAATAAAAGGAGGACGCTTATGGCCGGCTGGATCCTGCTGGGTATTGTCGTTTTCTTATTCTTGTGGCTGGTGATCGTATACAACGGGCTGGTGTCGCTTCGAAATCAGGTTCAGAACGCCTGGAGGCAGATCGACGTTCAACTCAAACGGAGGCATGATCTCATCCCGAACCTGGTCTCGACCGTCAAGGGCGCGATGGCCTTTGAACAGGATACGCTTGAAAAGGTGATCACCGCCCGGGCCAAGGCCGTCTCGGCCACGAACCTGCAGGACAAGGCCGCATCCGAAAACATGCTGACGCAGGCCCTCGGAAAACTTTTCGCCGTGATGGAAAACTACCCCCAGCTCAAATCGAACGAAAACATCATGCAGCTGCAGGAGGAATTGACCTCCACCGAAAACCGCATCGGCTTCGCCCGGCAATTCTACAACGATCTGGTCGCTTCCTACCGAACCAGACAGCAGATCTTCCCGAACAACTTCCTCGTCAACCTGTCCGGAGGTTTCAAGCCGGAAGATTACTTCGAGGCGGAGCGGGCCGACCGCGACGCGCCCATGGCGGATCTGAGCCTCCGGACACGATAAACCATGCCGTTCACCTTCATCGAGATCGAGGAGCGGAAAACGTGGAGGATCTGGCTCTTCATTCTCGTTCTCCTTCTTCTCTACTTGGCCGTCCTGGCGACACTCACGGTCGCGGTGGCCCAGACGGTCTTTATACCGTATCACGCCTTGCTCAACCCGCGGTTCCTGCTGCTCCTTGTCGCGACTTCGCTGACGGCCGCCGTCACCCATTTCTGTTTTTCAACTTTGGGCGTGGTCGATTTTATCCGGGACAATCTCGGGGCGCTCGAACCCGATCCCGAGGACGGCATCCACAAACGCCTGCTGAACATTCTGCGGGAGATCGAGGTGGTCACCGGAAACCGGAGAAAGATCGAGGGCCGGGTGATCCCGACGCTCGCAATGAACGCCCTCGCCGTCGTGAACCTCCGGGGAAACGCCACGATCGCGGTCACCGAAGGCCTGCTTTCAAGACTCACGCGGCCGCAGTTGGAGGCGGTCATGGCCCACGAGGCCTATCACATCATCTCGGGAGATTGTCTGGAGACAACGGTGGCCGCCAGCCTTTTCGGACTGCCGTCCTCCGCGTTCGAAAAGTTTTCGAGAACCATGACCGCATCGGCCCGTCTGTCTCCGGTGCTTCTCTTGGTCTGGTGTCTGCTGAAGCTCAGCCAGATTTTCAATATGCTCATCTCCCGGGAACGGGAGTATCGGGCCGACGCCGGCGCGGTGCGTATGACGCGCAACCCGTTGGCGCTGGCCGAAGCCCTTCAATTATTGTCGCGGAATTGGAGAGGCACCGGTTTCATCGGCAACGGCTTCGAGATGCTCTGTATCGTGAATCCCGTGGCGAAGGCCCTGGACGAGACGGAAGGCCGGTGGGCCGATCTGATGTCGACCCATCCCCCGATTCAGAAACGGATCGATATTCTATTGAAAATGGCCCATGCGGAGCTGTCGGAACAGATCGTAAAAGCGGCGTCCGCAGCCGGCGCCGCTACCGCCAAGCCTTCCGAATCGGTCTTCCACGCCTTGGATCCCCAACACCAATGGCAGGGGCCTTTTACACTGCCGGAACTTTACGCCCTGCCCTGGATTTCCCCGCTCACGTGGATCAACGACGGAGGCCCGGCGATCGAGCGGGCTTGGAAGATGCCGCAGATCGATCCGGCGATTTTCACAAAACGTCTGGCCGAGGAGGCGTCGCCGGTCAGCCGGTTCCTCTGCCCTTCCTGCCATCAGCCTTTGCTGGAAATCACCTATGAACGGACGCAGATCGATCAATGCCACTTCTGCGGCGGGGCCTTGGTTGAAAGCGACCGGATACCGCGGATTATCGCACGGACCGAAAACCCGGCCACGGACCGGATCCAGTCGTTGTCAAAAGCGGCGATGCAGGAAAGCCAGCTCCGAGGAATCGGACGGCAAATGGAGCAAAGCGACCGGAAAGCGATCCCGCTCCGCAATTGCCCCAAATGCAGCCATCCGATGATGAGGACGTTTTACACGCTCGCCTATCCGGTCCAGATCGACCGGTGCAGCTCCTGCAGTGTAACCTGGTTCGATCCGGACGAGCTCGAGATGCTCCAATGCATGATCGCCAACAAAATGGCTGCGGAGCCGCTGGGTTCCACTCCCGACGCCGAAAATCCCGAAAAAGTTTTAACCCCATGATACGCCGGGATCCTCAACATAAAAAGATCGGTGCTGTTTCACTGCAATTGATGCAATCCGGTTATTTCAGCACAAGTCTCACTGCACCGTCACGGTGGCGCCGGAGCAGAAGGTGTTGTTCCCTTCGTCCGTCTCGACCACGGCATTGAGCGAATCGGCCATGGCACAGACATAGTAAGTGCCCACCGGTACCGTGCTTGGTATCGATAGACTCGTGGTGGCCGAACTGCTCGCCCCTGCTGCTAATAATGTCACCGATCGGATCGTCGAGATCACTACATCATCCGAATCGCCATAAATATTATTCACCGATAGCCTAAAGCCGATCCGGAACGCGGTGCTGGCGATCAACCCCTGGTTTTGGACCGTGTTGCCCACCGAAAGCGTTGACCTGCGATTGACCGTGGCCGCATTCGGCGTCACGGCCGTCATCTCCAGATCCGCACGCGTGACCTGGACCGGCGTGGCCGTGCAATTCGCGTTGTTGTTCTCATTCCCTTCCGCGACCGTGTTGCCGCTGTCGGCCATCGCGCAGACGTAGTAAAACCCAGGAGGCGTGCTGGACGGAACAGTCAGCGTGTTTGTAGCTGTGCTGCTCGCCCCAATGGCCAAGGCTGTTAAGGATCGAGTCAACGCCATCGCAATGTCGTCTGCCCCGCTATACGTCGCATCCGATGAGAAATGGAAAGCGATCGTAAAAGCCCCGGCTTTTGATCCTCCCTGGTTCTTCACCGTGTTGGAAAGCGTGAAAGTCTTGCCCGGCGCCACCGCCGTCGCCGTGGCAGAGACCGCGGTCATAGTCAGATCCGCGGCCGGCACAGTAACCGTGCCTGAGCCGCATAACGTGTTATTGGTCTCGTCCGTCTCGACCACGGCGTTCACGGGATTTCCACCATTGTCGCTCAAATCTTTCACAAAGGGTGCCTGTGCCAAGGCCCACCTTTGGAGCTGAGTGACCTGAATGCTCAGGGAACCGGTGCACCGTGTATTGTTGGTCTCGTCGGATTCGGCTACGCTATTCGCGTTGTCAGCCTTCGCGCACACAACGTAGCTTCCCGGAGGAGTTGTGGAAGGAAAAGTGAGCGTCGTCGTAGCCGTGCTGCTCGCCCCCGCCGCTAATGAACCGACTGATCGGGTGGCCGTGAAAGCAATATCATCGGCATCCCCATAGACCGTGTTGGTCGAAAGATGAAACGCCACAACCAACGATCCAGTCGAGGTGGTTTCCTGATTTGTAACTGTGTTTGAGACAGAACGTGCCGGGCAATCATTCGGAGATTCTCTTTTTGAGGAAATTGATGAGGAGTTCTCCCGATATGAGTTAAAAATCTCTCTTTTAGTTGCTGGATTCGATCAAAATGGACATGGTCACATTTTTAGTATAGAAAGTTGCGAACCGATGTTTATATTTTACAATATGGAAAGCATCCAATTAAATTGCATGAAAAAGATATTGATGATGATGTTCTTGCTAAAATCTGCGGAGTACTTCATCCTGAATAATTTGCCTCACCACAGATAGATAAGCTAAATAAAATACCTGAATTAAGTCGGTTTCCTAAGATAGTAAAAAAACAAAAAAAGAAATGACCAGTTTCAGATTTATTTATTTTTCTTTTTCCACCGTGCCATTGCTGCTTTTTTTGCAATTTGTTTCCGCTTAAAAGAAGGGAGAGATGCGGCCCGTGCTTTTCCACCCTTTAGCCCTCCGAGTCGTCCAAGTGCTACTGCCGCGGGATTTTTCGGTTTCTCTGACCCTTCTGTAGCTGCTTTGAGGATTTCGAAGCAGTTACGTTTTCATCTTTGCTTGATCGCTTAGGCATGATGTGATTACGCCATGCCATATTGTAGAAATCAATAGGCCAGAAAATCAAACTGACCCACTACCAAAGTGGGGGTTTTAGCTACGGGTTTGATAAAGTGGAGGGAGCAATTTTTTATAGCGCGCTTCCATCAGGAGAGGCTGCTACTCGGGCGCGTTCTTTTTGACAAACGCGTTAATGGCCTGTAGATATTTTGGGATGTCTCTTAGGGCAAACTGAAGTCCTTCATAAACCTTCCGTTCATCAATCTCATCATATTCATGTACGATTCGGTTCCGTAGCCCGGATGCCCCCGCCAGTGTTCGCGCAAAGATGGGTTCCAGAACGCCGAGCCGTCCCAGTTCTACAAAGGATTCAAAATAGTCTTTGGGCGGCGGATGTCCGAGTTCAGTGACAATATGGTAATTGATATCAATCATCCGGCCTATTATGCGTTCAAGGTAACGCTCGGCCAGGACTTCGTAAGTGGGATTTTAAAGATAAGCATCCAATGAAAATTCGGCGTAAGGCTCCAGGGCCTTGAGGTCTTTGCCGATGAGGCTTATCTTTCGGATCACCAGGGTGCGGTCGATCACGAAGCCATCCCGGTTCTCTTTAGAAGTT
This Nitrospiria bacterium DNA region includes the following protein-coding sequences:
- a CDS encoding zinc metalloprotease HtpX, with the protein product MPFTFIEIEERKTWRIWLFILVLLLLYLAVLATLTVAVAQTVFIPYHALLNPRFLLLLVATSLTAAVTHFCFSTLGVVDFIRDNLGALEPDPEDGIHKRLLNILREIEVVTGNRRKIEGRVIPTLAMNALAVVNLRGNATIAVTEGLLSRLTRPQLEAVMAHEAYHIISGDCLETTVAASLFGLPSSAFEKFSRTMTASARLSPVLLLVWCLLKLSQIFNMLISREREYRADAGAVRMTRNPLALAEALQLLSRNWRGTGFIGNGFEMLCIVNPVAKALDETEGRWADLMSTHPPIQKRIDILLKMAHAELSEQIVKAASAAGAATAKPSESVFHALDPQHQWQGPFTLPELYALPWISPLTWINDGGPAIERAWKMPQIDPAIFTKRLAEEASPVSRFLCPSCHQPLLEITYERTQIDQCHFCGGALVESDRIPRIIARTENPATDRIQSLSKAAMQESQLRGIGRQMEQSDRKAIPLRNCPKCSHPMMRTFYTLAYPVQIDRCSSCSVTWFDPDELEMLQCMIANKMAAEPLGSTPDAENPEKVLTP
- a CDS encoding CARDB domain-containing protein — encoded protein: MAQAPFVKDLSDNGGNPVNAVVETDETNNTLCGSGTVTVPAADLTMTAVSATATAVAPGKTFTLSNTVKNQGGSKAGAFTIAFHFSSDATYSGADDIAMALTRSLTALAIGASSTATNTLTVPSSTPPGFYYVCAMADSGNTVAEGNENNNANCTATPVQVTRADLEMTAVTPNAATVNRRSTLSVGNTVQNQGLIASTAFRIGFRLSVNNIYGDSDDVVISTIRSVTLLAAGASSSATTSLSIPSTVPVGTYYVCAMADSLNAVVETDEGNNTFCSGATVTVQ
- the hemH gene encoding ferrochelatase; translated protein: MDQKIGVLLMAYGAAGSLDEIEPYLNDIRGGRPTSPQLVEEVKHRYRLMGGKSPLLEITKQQAAALEKTLNGNRPRFKVYIGMRHWHPYIKDTVAAMAADGLLEIVGLCLTPYYSKMSVGAYYQKLDDAAAAAGAPFKIRRIESWNDHPKLIEAIAEKITRALERFPVGVREKVPLLFSAHSLPERILAEKDPYPEELHETIELVMKKVGAYAWRFAYQSRGRTPEPWLGPDAGAVIDELLAQGHRRLLMAPIGFISDHMETLYDVDVMYREQCQAKGMQLERAESLNASPAFIETLAAVVLENL
- the hemG gene encoding protoporphyrinogen oxidase — encoded protein: MTSIQKKVIIIGGGITGLAAAYALQERARKNRAPISFTLLEGQSRLGGKILTDTENGLVMEGGPDSFISQKPWALELCRQLGLENRLTKTSPDQTATYILHNGRLVNLPEGIMLLVPTRLGPFLTTPLFSPLGKLRMGMDWIIPRKQTAEDESLAAFVRRRLGREAVDRLAEPLLAGIYAGDAERMSLAATFPQFQELENRYGSLIRGMLARRRERPRPVALGKEPPAKTAPLTMFMTLKGGLTEMVTAVVSKLDRDALTVGTEAERIHWRAGLSTYRVRLKNGTTMTASAVIVTSPAYVTAGLLEETDATLVRTLREIPYVSTATVSLAYRKDLFRHPLNGFGFVVPRREGRSIMACTWTSSKFPHRAPADRVLLRCFVGGAGREEVVSLPDKNLVGRVRDDLRATMGVVEEPILSRVYRWEKANPQYPVGHLDRLAEIDDRLTRFPGLFFAGAAYRGVGVPDCIRQGNEAAERAFKFLTSNPSP
- a CDS encoding HepT-like ribonuclease domain-containing protein, with the protein product MAERYLERIIGRMIDINYHIVTELGHPPPKDYFESFVELGRLGVLEPIFARTLAGASGLRNRIVHEYDEIDERKVYEGLQFALRDIPKYLQAINAFVKKNAPE
- a CDS encoding alkaline phosphatase family protein, with amino-acid sequence MQGHLVKKWAKLALALLAAVGLCEAVQADTGHHESETTTPINHVVVIFQENVSFDHYFATYPNAANTDGSTFTPKSGTPAVNGLNEPLLAPNNPNSVQPFRLSHDQAETCDQDHGYTDEQKAFDHGLMDKFVETVGRGAGTCVDYGYGPGLVMGYYDGNTVTALWNYAQNFAMSDNSYDAGFGPSAPGALNLISGQTHGFATTSSAVTANNTVIGDPQPTGDICDTRDNTTSIDPNNKNIGDLLNAKGITWGWFEGGFADCNASHTNVGNQTSKDYIPHHQPFQFFASTANLQHLPPSSVSMIGRTDQANHQYDLPDFWDAVDAHHMPAVSFLKAAAYQDGHAGYSDPLDEQQFLVNTINRLEKTEYWDDTAVIILYDDSDGWYDHQMSPIVNQSNDSAHDALRGTDCGTNEGMISGGYPDRCGYGPRQPLLVVSPYAKPNFVDHAVTDQTSVLRFIEDNWQTGRIGNGSLDEKAGSLLNMFNFGHDQTAKILFLDPATGQPVVNRKAHR
- a CDS encoding LemA family protein translates to MAGWILLGIVVFLFLWLVIVYNGLVSLRNQVQNAWRQIDVQLKRRHDLIPNLVSTVKGAMAFEQDTLEKVITARAKAVSATNLQDKAASENMLTQALGKLFAVMENYPQLKSNENIMQLQEELTSTENRIGFARQFYNDLVASYRTRQQIFPNNFLVNLSGGFKPEDYFEAERADRDAPMADLSLRTR